A single Brachionichthys hirsutus isolate HB-005 chromosome 17, CSIRO-AGI_Bhir_v1, whole genome shotgun sequence DNA region contains:
- the LOC137907039 gene encoding tensin-4-like, which produces MMPTAESIRHVIPNHVLRVGQTVRLDSEQVTFNGHPSPTEPGCRHGDADLEISLENLNQLILELDPTFEPIEVNQSPTCLSPPTDDSCADEDASDCILVARGCSPSAFCVGPPRSIPIPTQSCSPLPPLPCGSVPRRNLSPKPDMSFPHGSLQPSQSNRNSAVSLLSTSVGSDTSYILGRSSLHSNLSLASEDAESPGCVLACMSSSFSDGSRARHFDNRCSPEKTFLTRQGRLLEPNVRGQSSPASLSGSLNDIPVLLVNGSLQSDQHIQAPGPETDLIQTAPVSSSKPFPPNSHQTHFNGSQPSMKFVMDTSRFWFRPHISRADAEALLKDMEAGTFVVRDSTSYRGSFGLAMKVEPSTSSSPSGLQEEKSSDVIRHFLIESSSKGVRIRGSSQEPFFGSLSALVYQHTISAFALPCKLLLPSQDLSAEEKTNDKPASEDKTKTACNFIYLNAVPTETLTGPCAVQKAVSSTLSKASASFTPTVVNLKASSKGVTLTDLNRRLFFRRHYPAHLLSHSSQDPDNRLWLKGCSFAARMFGFVAKGAEAGAENVCHVFAEYDPLQPCSKVAEVIQAAVTRP; this is translated from the exons ATGATGCCTACAGCTGAAAGCATCCGCCACGTCATACCCAATCACGTTCTACGAGTCGGTCAAACGGTCCGCCTGGACTCCGAGCAGGTGACTTTCAACGGACATCCCAGTCCCACAGAGCCCGGCTGCCGCCATGGCGACGCTGATCTCGAAATCTCCCTGGAGAATCTCAACCAGCTCATCCTGGAACTGGATCCGACCTTCGAACCCATTGAAGTCAACCAAAGTCCCACGTGCCTCAGTCCTCCCACAG ATGACTCCTGTGCAGATGAAGATGCCTCTGATTGTATACTGGTGGCTAGAGGATGTTCTCCCTCCGCCTTCTGCGTGGGCCCCCCACGGAGCATCCCCATCCCCACACAGAGCTGCtctcccctgcctcccctgcCATGTGGAAGTGTGCCTCGAAGAAACCTTTCGCCCAAGCCTGACATGTCTTTTCCCCACGGATCCCTGCAGCCGTCCCAGTCTAACAGGAACAGTGCCGTGTCGCTCCTCTCCACGTCGGTCGGCTCAGACACCAGCTACATCCTGGGCAG GTCCTCCCTGCACAGCAACCTGTCTCTGGCCAGTGAAGACGCCGAATCTCCCGGGTGCGTCCTCGCTTGCATGTCCAGCTCCTTCAGTGATGGGTCCAGAGCGAGACATTTCGATAACAGGTGCAGCCCAGAGAAGACCTTCCTGACAAGGCAAGGCCGTCTGCTGGAGCCGAACGTCAGAGGACAGAGCAGTCCTGCGTCACTCTCTGGGTCGTTGAACGATATTCCTGTTCTGCTAGTCAACGGCTCGCTGCAGTCGGATCAGCACATACAGGCTCCTGGACCGGAAACGGACCTGATCCAGACCGCCCCCGTGTCCAGCTCAAAGCCATTCCCCCCCAACA GTCACCAAACCCATTTTAATGGAAGCCAACCCTCCATGAAGTTTGTCATGGACACCTCAAGGTTTTGGTTTCGTCCACACATCAGCAGAGCTGATG CTGAGGCTTTGCTGAAAGACATGGAAGCGGGAACGTTTGTGGTGAGAGACAGCACGTCCTATCGAGGAAGTTTTGGTTTGGCCATGAAAGTGGAACCTTCCACCAGCAGCTCTCCCAGCGGCCTCCAAG AAGAGAAGAGTTCAGACGTCATCAGACACTTCCTTATAGAATCATCGTCTAAGGGCGTACGCATCAGAGGTTCTTCACAGGAACCCTTCTTTG GAAGTCTGTCTGCTCTGGTCTACCAGCACACCATTTCTGCTTTTGCTTTACCCTGCAAATTACTACTCCCCTCCCAAG ATCTGAGTGCGGAAGAGAAGACAAATGACAAACCAGCATCAGAGGACAAGACTAAAACAG CTTGCAACTTCATCTACCTGAACGCCGTCCCCACTGAGACGCTGACGGGCCCGTGCGCGGTGCAGAAGGCCGTGTCCTCCACCCTATCGAAGGCCTCGGCTTCCTTCACACCGACCGTGGTCAACCTGAAGGCGTCCTCCAAGGGCGTCACGCTGACCGATCTCAACAGACG GCTCTTCTTCCGGCGCCACTACCCTGCTCACCTGCTAAGCCACAGCAGCCAAGATCCAGACAATCGACT GTGGCTGAAAGGCTGCAGTTTTGCTGCAAG GATGTTCGGCTTCGTGGCAAAAGGCGCAGAGGCCGGGGCGGAAAACGTTTGCCACGTCTTTGCAGAGTACGACCCCCTCCAGCCCTGCAGCAAAGTCGCCGAGGTTATTCAGGCTGCCGTGACCAGGCCTTAG
- the krt222 gene encoding keratin-like protein KRT222, translating into MDLLQDSSRTLRGLNIRLKGFVEHVNRLQEANRSLEAQMADWGARSAARNQDCSQQEHAANELRSQVGKLLMENVQLALQSDSMKSRAAAIRARCETEESNTKRLEQQVVLLRRSKRKADENNVMLQADLQNSVAELQEMRREFQAAQALQLQRSASCDAPLAPASAAAAGRPVDDGTGMELTQLLQLIRAQCNQSRRGPGAGTNSLPGLVGPGHAGAAASGAHGRRLREEEEAWAQVRLGSAAVREARAELAEARKQWHSLQVEIETLHGLEKGLESSLRDTQQLYSSQLRGLSHVVAGLESELEQVRRGLTSQRQRHSQLLDTKMRLEREIARYRHLLDREESRHSGHARTPVDLWQCGPSKEEWKENRLKNGFSDSAVTPDEPKSEPLPEIPSLLPADNVLKRGILRRQQSLGMLTEPEQDNDLPISTAKTREILQGGVVRVSAEGHGTIETEKIDKVIKQWEGSFFRGNPKLRKKSVSLRFDLHMAAADEGCARPDRDGLPDVEVRLIMKRSRSIPTIPP; encoded by the exons ATGGACTTGCTACAGGACTCCAGTCGTACCCTGCGGGGTCTCAACATCCGACTGAAGGGCTTTGTGGAGCATGTGAACAGGCTGCAGGAGGCCAACCGCAGCCTGGAGGCCCAGATGGCCGACTGGGGCGCCAGGAGCGCCGCACGCAACCAGGACTGCTCCCAGCAGGAACACGCCGCCAATGAGCTCCGATCCCAG gtgGGCAAGCTGCTGATGGAGAATGTTCAGCTGGCTTTACAATCTGACAGCATGAAGTCCAGAGCTGCTGCCATCCGGGCCAG GTGTGAGACGGAGGAGAGCAACACCAAGCGTCTGGAGCAGCAGGTGGTTCTGCTCAGGCGGTCCAAGAGGAAGGCAGACGAGAACAATGTGATGCTGCAGGCGGATCTTCAGAACTCCgtggcagagctgcaggagatgcGCCGGGAGTTTCAG GCAGCCCAGGCTCTACAGCTGCAGCGTTCTGCTTCCTGTGATGCTCCGCTAGCGccagcctcagcagcagcagcaggacggccAGTGGACGATGGCACAGGGATGGAGCTCACCCAACTCCTTCAATTGATCAGAGCGCAGTGTAATCAGAGCCGACGCGGCCCGGGTGCTGGGACAAATTCACTCCCCGGCTTGGTCGGGCCTGGCCACGCCGGGGCAGCAGCATCCGGAGCACACGGGAGAAGGCTCAGGGAG gaggaggaggcgtgggCGCAGGTGAGGCTCGGCAGCGCTGCGGTGAGGGAGGCGAGGGCGGAGCTAGCGGAGGCCAGGAAGCAGTGGCATTCACTGCAGGTGGAGATTGAGACCCTGCATGGCTTG GAGAAAGGTTTGGAAAGCTCCCTGAGGGACACCCAGCAGCTGTACTCCAGTCAGCTGCGGGGCCTTTCTCACGTGGTTGCCGGGCTGGAGAGCGAGCTGGAGCAGGTGAGGCGTGGGCTGACCTCCCAACGCCAGCGCCACAGCCAGCTCCTCGACACCAAGATGAGGCTGGAGCGAGAGATCGCTCGCTACCGGCATCTACTGGACCGCGAGGAGAGCAG GCACTCGGGTCACGCCAGGACACCAGTGGATCTGTGGCAGTGTGGGCCTTCCAAAGAGGAGTGGAAGGAGAACAGGCTCAAGAATGGCTTCAGCGATTCTGCCGTTACTCCGGACGAGCCCAAGTCGGAACCCCTGCCTGAGATACCTTCACTTCTCCCAGCAGACAATGTGCTGAAGAGAGGAATACTCCGTAGACAGCAAAGCCTGGGGATGCTCACAG AGCCAGAGCAAGATAATGACCTCCCAATCTCCACCGCGAAGACTCGGGAGATTCTTCAGGGCGGCGTGGTGCGAGTGAGCGCCGAGGGTCACGGCACCATCGA GACGGAGAAGATTGACAAAGTGATAAAGCAATGGGAAGGCTCCTTCTTCAGAGGGAATCCCAAGCTGCGGAAGAAGTCGGTCTCCCTGCGCTTCGACCTGCACATGGCTGCAGCAGACGAAGGCTGCGCCCGGCCCGATCGGGACGGCCTCCCGGACGTGGAGGTCCGACTCATCATGAAGCGATCCCGCAGCATCCCAACCATCCCGCCATGA
- the LOC137906975 gene encoding keratin, type I cytoskeletal 19-like isoform X1, with amino-acid sequence MSTSFRSDFSLPSARRGRSVYGGAGGQNVRVSFATGFDQEQSASKFGISENKKAAMQNLNDRLGSYLEKVRALESTNQQLELQIHEWHKRHAPIIRDYSKFEDVIDDLRRKIKDATKDNAVLMLQIDNARLTAEDFRIKYENELAVRMSVEGDIIGLRKVLEELTMSRSDLEVQVEGLKEELVYLKKSHAEETAALKDEINAKSLNVEVESKPQENMLSIMNGIRSQYEGLANKHSKETENWMKGKFDDFNKEVVSKVENFQSFQSEVNELRRTLQGLEIELQAQLSLKAALEGQLTEVESRYHVQMNQLQLMVNGVETELAKVKADIERQARAYQELLDVKNKLEMEISEYRRLMDGDDITSPNAATQVNAETKPVVTQRRMVVIEELVGGQVVSRHEDMGSKVIKM; translated from the exons ATGAGCACCTCGTTCCGCTCCGACTTTTCCCTGCCCTCCGCCCGGCGCGGGCGGAGCGTCTACGGCGGCGCAGGTGGACAAAACGTCCGGGTGTCGTTCGCCACCGGCTTTGACCAGGAGCAGTCTGCCAGTAAATTTggcatttcagaaaacaaaaaagctgCCATGCAAAACCTCAATGACCGATTGGGCTCTTATTTGGAAAAAGTGCGCGCTCTGGAGTCAACCAATCAGCAACTAGAGCTTCAAATCCACGAGTGGCACAAGAGGCATGCCCCGATCATCAGGGACTACAGCAAATTTGAGGATGTGATCGATGACCTGCGCAGAAAG ATTAAGGATGCCACAAAGGACAACGCTGTGCTGATGTTGCAGATTGACAATGCCAGATTAACAGCAGAGGATTTCAGAATCAA GTATGAAAATGAGCTGGCGGTGCGTATGTCAGTGGAAGGGGACATTATTGGACTGCGAAAGGTCCTGGAGGAGCTGACCATGTCCCGCTCCGACCtggaggtgcaggtggagggTCTGAAGGAGGAGCTGGTGTACCTGAAGAAGAGCCATGCAGAG GAGACTGCTGCCTTGAAAGATGAAATTAATGCCAAGTCTTTGAATGTGGAAGTGGAGTCCAAGCCTCAGGAGAATATGCTTTCTATCATGAATGGCATCAGATCTCAGTATGAAGGCTTGGCCAACAAGCACAGCAAGGAAACGGAGAACTGGATGAAGGGGAAG TTTGATGACTTTAACAAGGAAGTGGTTTCCAAAGTAGAGAACTTTCAGTCCTTTCAAAGCGAGGTCAACGAGCTCAGGAGGACCCTGCAGGGGCTTGAGATTGAGCTGCAGGCCCAACTCAGCCTG AAAGCTGCATTGGAAGGCCAGCTGACAGAGGTAGAATCCCGCTACCACGTACAGATGAACCAGCTCCAGCTCATGGTCAACGGCGTGGAGACCGAGCTTGCCAAGGTGAAGGCCGACATCGAGAGGCAGGCCAGAGCCTACCAGGAGCTGCTTGATGTCAAGAACAAGCTGGAGATGGAAATCAGCGAGTACCGAAGACTGATGGACGGAGATGATATCAC ATCCCCCAATGCCGCGACTCAAGTAAATG ctgAAACTAAGCCCGTCGTAACCCAGAGGAGGATGGTGGTGATTGAAGAGCTTGTTGGTGGACAAGTGGTGTCTCGCCATGAAGACATGGGTTCAAAGGTCATCAAGATGTAG
- the LOC137906975 gene encoding keratin, type I cytoskeletal 19-like isoform X2, whose product MSTSFRSDFSLPSARRGRSVYGGAGGQNVRVSFATGFDQEQSASKFGISENKKAAMQNLNDRLGSYLEKVRALESTNQQLELQIHEWHKRHAPIIRDYSKFEDVIDDLRRKIKDATKDNAVLMLQIDNARLTAEDFRIKYENELAVRMSVEGDIIGLRKVLEELTMSRSDLEVQVEGLKEELVYLKKSHAEETAALKDEINAKSLNVEVESKPQENMLSIMNGIRSQYEGLANKHSKETENWMKGKFDDFNKEVVSKVENFQSFQSEVNELRRTLQGLEIELQAQLSLKAALEGQLTEVESRYHVQMNQLQLMVNGVETELAKVKADIERQARAYQELLDVKNKLEMEISEYRRLMDGDDITSPNAATQVNGSSFFHIP is encoded by the exons ATGAGCACCTCGTTCCGCTCCGACTTTTCCCTGCCCTCCGCCCGGCGCGGGCGGAGCGTCTACGGCGGCGCAGGTGGACAAAACGTCCGGGTGTCGTTCGCCACCGGCTTTGACCAGGAGCAGTCTGCCAGTAAATTTggcatttcagaaaacaaaaaagctgCCATGCAAAACCTCAATGACCGATTGGGCTCTTATTTGGAAAAAGTGCGCGCTCTGGAGTCAACCAATCAGCAACTAGAGCTTCAAATCCACGAGTGGCACAAGAGGCATGCCCCGATCATCAGGGACTACAGCAAATTTGAGGATGTGATCGATGACCTGCGCAGAAAG ATTAAGGATGCCACAAAGGACAACGCTGTGCTGATGTTGCAGATTGACAATGCCAGATTAACAGCAGAGGATTTCAGAATCAA GTATGAAAATGAGCTGGCGGTGCGTATGTCAGTGGAAGGGGACATTATTGGACTGCGAAAGGTCCTGGAGGAGCTGACCATGTCCCGCTCCGACCtggaggtgcaggtggagggTCTGAAGGAGGAGCTGGTGTACCTGAAGAAGAGCCATGCAGAG GAGACTGCTGCCTTGAAAGATGAAATTAATGCCAAGTCTTTGAATGTGGAAGTGGAGTCCAAGCCTCAGGAGAATATGCTTTCTATCATGAATGGCATCAGATCTCAGTATGAAGGCTTGGCCAACAAGCACAGCAAGGAAACGGAGAACTGGATGAAGGGGAAG TTTGATGACTTTAACAAGGAAGTGGTTTCCAAAGTAGAGAACTTTCAGTCCTTTCAAAGCGAGGTCAACGAGCTCAGGAGGACCCTGCAGGGGCTTGAGATTGAGCTGCAGGCCCAACTCAGCCTG AAAGCTGCATTGGAAGGCCAGCTGACAGAGGTAGAATCCCGCTACCACGTACAGATGAACCAGCTCCAGCTCATGGTCAACGGCGTGGAGACCGAGCTTGCCAAGGTGAAGGCCGACATCGAGAGGCAGGCCAGAGCCTACCAGGAGCTGCTTGATGTCAAGAACAAGCTGGAGATGGAAATCAGCGAGTACCGAAGACTGATGGACGGAGATGATATCAC ATCCCCCAATGCCGCGACTCAAGTAAATG gaTCCAGCTTTTTTCACATACCTTAA